In one window of Rhinoderma darwinii isolate aRhiDar2 chromosome 7, aRhiDar2.hap1, whole genome shotgun sequence DNA:
- the LRRC8C gene encoding volume-regulated anion channel subunit LRRC8C: MIPVTEFRQFSEQQPAFRVLKPWWDVFTDYLSVAMLMIGVFGCTLQVMQDKIICLPKRIYPTQNSSIYNASSAVVTNMPLAAPKPTVPSGTVEMRGLKTDLDLQQYSFINQMCYERALHWYAKYFPYLVLIHTLIFMVCSNFWFKFPGSSSKIEHFISILGKCFESPWTTRALSEVSGEEPEEKDNRKNAFNKIIAPPSVVESPLVKTQSLKSIPEKFVVDKTTAGALDKKEGEQAKALFEKVKKFRLHVEEGDLLHAMYVRQTILKVLKFLIIICYNSALVSKVQFTVDCNVDIQDMTGYKNFSCNHTIAHLFSKLSFCYLCFVGVYGLTCLYTLYWLFYRSLKEYSFEYVRQETGIDDIPDVKNDFAFMFHMIDQYDPLYSKRFAVFLSEVSENKLKQLNLNNEWTADKLRQRLQTNAYNRLEIQLFMLSGLPDTVFEITELQSLKLEIINNVMIPATIAQLDNLQELSLYQCTVKIHTAALAFLKENLKILRVKFDDVRELPPWMYSLRNLEELYLIGSLSHDISKNINLESFRELKSLKILFIKSNLSKIPQGAVDVSGHLQKLCIHNDGSKLVMLNNLKKMVNLTELELIHCDLERIPHAIFSLSCLQELDLKENNLKSIEETLSFQHLRKLTILKLWYNSITYIPEHIKKLTSLERLYFSHNKIEVLPSHLFLCHKLRYLDLSYNDIRFIPPEIGVLQSIQYFSISCNKVESVPDELYFCKKLKTLKIGRNNLSNLSPKIGNLVFLSYLDIKGNHFETLPPELGDCRALKKIGLVVEDTLFETLPSDIREQMKSE; this comes from the exons ATGATTCCAGTTACTGAATTCCGCCAGTTCTCGGAGCAGCAGCCAGCATTCCGAGTCCTCAAACCATGGTGGGATGTGTTTACGGATTATCTGTCTGTGGCCATGCTTATGATTGGAGTATTTGGCTGTACATTGCAG GTAATGCAAGACAAGATTATCTGTCTGCCAAAGAGAATATATCCAACTCAAAATTCTTCCATCTACAATGCCTCTAGTGCCGTAGTTACTAATATGCCTCTTGCGGCTCCCAAGCCGACCGTTCCTTCTGGGACCGTGGAAATGAGGGGATTAAAGACAGATTTGGATCTCCAACAATACAGCTTCATTAATCAGATGTGTTATGAGCGTGCCCTTCATTGGTATGCAAAGTACTTCCCTTACCTGGTTCTCATCCACACTTTAATTTTTATGGTGTGTAGCAACTTTTGGTTTAAATTTCCTGGATCAAGTTCAAAAATTGAGCATTTTATTTCTATACTGGGGAAGTGTTTTGAGTCACCCTGGACAACCAGAGCCTTGTCTGAAGTATCTGGTGAGGAACCAGAGGAGAAGGACAACCGAAAAAATGCTTTTAACAAAATCATTGCCCCCCCTTCTGTTGTGGAGAGTCCTCTTGTTAAGACTCAGTCACTAAAATCCATACCTGAGAAGTTTGTGGTTGATAAAACCACAGCAGGAGCCCTGGATAAAAAAGAAGGAGAACAAGCTAAAGCATTGTTTGAGAAAGTAAAAAAATTTCGGCTCCATGTTGAAGAAGGAGATCTTCTTCACGCCATGTATGTACGCCAAACAATACTGAAAGTTCTTAAATTCCTCATTATTATCTGCTACAATAGTGCACTTGTCTCCAAAGTACAGTTTACTGTGGACTGTAATGTTGACATACAAGATATGACGGGATATAAAAACTTTTCCTGTAATCATACAATAGCGCACTTGTTTTCTAAATTGTCCTTTTGTTACTTGTGTTTTGTTGGAGTCTATGGACTTACGTGCCTTTATACTCTCTACTGGTTGTTCTACCGGTCCTTAAAGGAATATTCTTTTGAATATGTTCGTCAAGAAACTGGCATTGATGATATCCCTGATGTGAAAAATGACTTTGCCTTCATGTTTCACATGATAGATCAATATGACCCACTGTATTCAAAAAGATTTGCAGTATTTCTGTCCGAAGTAAGTGAAAATAAGCTGAAACAATTAAACTTAAATAATGAATGGACAGCTGATAAGCTGAGGCAACGGTTACAAACAAATGCTTACAACCGCCTGGAGATACAATTATTTATGCTCTCTGGTCTTCCCGATACTGTCTTTGAGATAACCGAGCTGCAGTCTTTAAAGCTGGAAATCATCAACAATGTTATGATACCGGCAACAATTGCTCAGCTTGATAACCTTCAAGAATTGTCCTTGTATCAGTGCACTGTAAAAATTCATACAGCAGCTCTGGCTTTTTTAAAAGAGAATCTAAAGATATTGAGAGTTAAGTTCGATGACGTTCGAGAGCTTCCACCATGGATGTACAGTTTGAGAAACCTTGAGGAACTGTACTTGATTGGCTCTTTGAGTCATGATATTTCCAAAAATATAAATCTTGAATCTTTCCGGGAGCTGAAGAGTCTAAAGATACTATTTATCAAGAGTAATTTATCGAAAATCCCTCAAGGAGCAGTTGATGTTTCTGGTCATCTTCAGAAATTATGTATCCATAATGATGGATCCAAGCTGGTAATGTTAAACAATCTAAAGAAAATGGTCAACTTGACAGAGTTGGAGCTTATACACTGTGACTTAGAGCGCATACCTCATGCGATTTTCAGTCTTTCATGTCTTCAAGAACTGGATCTGAAAGAAAATAATCTTAAATCTATTGAAGAAACACTTAGTTTCCAACATTTGCGTAAACTTACGATCTTAAAGTTATGGTACAACAGTATTACCTATATTCCAGAACACATAAAAAAACTTACAAGTTTGGAACGACTATATTTCAGTCACAACAAGATAGAAGTGCTTCCCTCTCACCTGTTCTTATGCCACAAACTTCGATACTTAGATTTATCTTATAATGATATTAGATTCATTCCTCCTGAGATTGGAGTTCTGCAAAGTATACAATATTTTTCAATTTCTTGCAACAAAGTGGAAAGTGTTCCAGATGAACTTTATTTCTGCAAGAAATTGAAGACCTTAAAAATTGGAAGGAATAACTTGAGCAATCTTTCACCAAAAATTGGGAACTTAGTTTTCCTTTCTTACCTGGATATTAAGGGTAATCATTTTGAAACGTTGCCACCAGAACTTGGAGATTGCAGGGCCTTGAAGAAAATTGGACTTGTTGTAGAAGACACTTTATTTGAGACACTTCCATCTGATATTAGAGAACAAATGAAATCTGAATAG